One part of the Mesotoga infera genome encodes these proteins:
- a CDS encoding ATP-dependent helicase has protein sequence MCSLMRFQSEDEWFAECGMGFEPSAREAIRNSGNLLVTAGPGAGKTEILAQKASFLLKTSRCTHPQRILAISFKKDAASNIAERVKQRCGEELARRFHSMTFDAFAKDLMDRYLKAIPENFRPERSYSIGVKDEELKERLSACGMPSNERIKELTAKPLYSLSEYDRSILRDWRILLKHPGEESLLNFRMISRLAELIIKTNPIIKAYLNTSFSHVFLDEFQDTTFIQYDLLKACFMGSNCECTAVGDDKQRIMTWAGARPGIFGEFTRDFNANEVSLVMNYRSAPKLVEFQRHVFKLLGERVLSTRPDKRRDSGDGDLTLLHFADKVSEASYLAKLIKGLIDAGTPPRHIAILIRNYIDDNASEVINQLGKLGIGARNETKYQAMSSEELVGIIMSAIRLAVIDRSPDDWIHLLEILIQLKNYSDLEKIHQAKSDLSRLINDIKNDLEDSSNKKELRSIIDKILEFFSVDSLRALFPRYSNVDYVESLKDDLSELLWTNRKKEDNWKAALKRFEGDNTIPIMTVHKCKGLEFETVIFLGLEDKLFFNFGRDSDEETRVFLVAVSRAIKNLVFSTCNSRGKVIDCFLDVINDSGLVNCLFL, from the coding sequence ATGTGTAGTTTGATGAGATTTCAGAGCGAAGATGAATGGTTTGCCGAATGCGGAATGGGGTTTGAACCTTCTGCAAGGGAAGCTATAAGAAACTCTGGTAATTTGCTAGTAACTGCAGGTCCAGGTGCAGGCAAAACAGAGATTCTTGCTCAGAAAGCGTCCTTTCTGTTGAAGACTTCTAGATGCACACATCCCCAGAGAATTCTTGCAATAAGCTTCAAAAAAGATGCGGCAAGCAACATTGCCGAAAGAGTGAAACAAAGATGTGGCGAGGAATTGGCAAGAAGATTCCACTCGATGACCTTTGACGCATTCGCAAAAGACTTAATGGACCGCTACTTGAAAGCAATCCCTGAGAATTTCAGGCCTGAACGAAGCTACTCAATAGGAGTGAAAGACGAGGAGCTAAAGGAAAGACTCTCAGCCTGTGGAATGCCGTCTAATGAGAGAATAAAAGAACTTACAGCAAAGCCGCTGTATTCTCTTAGTGAATACGACAGGAGTATTTTGAGAGACTGGAGGATTCTTCTAAAACATCCTGGAGAAGAGTCACTGCTAAACTTCAGAATGATATCAAGACTTGCTGAACTGATAATCAAGACCAATCCAATAATTAAGGCATATCTAAACACATCCTTCAGTCATGTTTTTCTCGACGAATTCCAGGATACCACATTCATTCAATACGACCTTCTTAAGGCTTGCTTTATGGGATCAAATTGTGAATGCACAGCAGTAGGTGATGATAAGCAGAGGATAATGACATGGGCTGGAGCAAGACCTGGCATATTCGGGGAATTTACTCGAGATTTCAATGCCAACGAGGTTTCGCTGGTAATGAACTACAGGTCAGCACCGAAATTAGTGGAATTCCAAAGACATGTATTCAAGTTACTTGGTGAAAGAGTCTTAAGCACGCGGCCAGACAAGAGACGGGACTCAGGGGACGGAGATCTAACTCTACTGCATTTTGCAGACAAAGTAAGCGAGGCTTCATACCTTGCTAAGCTCATCAAGGGACTGATTGATGCCGGAACACCTCCAAGACACATTGCCATCTTGATCAGGAATTATATTGATGACAACGCATCAGAAGTAATCAACCAGCTAGGGAAACTGGGGATTGGTGCCAGGAATGAAACAAAATACCAAGCCATGTCATCTGAAGAACTTGTGGGTATCATAATGTCAGCTATCAGGTTGGCTGTGATTGATCGCTCTCCTGATGATTGGATTCATCTATTAGAGATATTGATTCAGCTAAAAAACTACTCGGACTTGGAGAAAATACATCAGGCCAAGAGCGATCTTAGTAGGCTCATCAATGACATAAAAAATGACTTGGAAGATAGTTCAAACAAGAAAGAACTTCGATCGATAATTGATAAGATTCTGGAATTTTTCTCTGTTGATTCACTCAGAGCATTATTTCCAAGATACTCAAATGTGGATTACGTAGAAAGCTTAAAGGATGATCTTTCGGAACTGCTATGGACAAACAGGAAAAAAGAGGATAACTGGAAGGCGGCTCTTAAGAGATTCGAAGGAGATAACACAATACCTATTATGACAGTTCATAAGTGTAAAGGACTGGAATTTGAGACTGTCATCTTTCTAGGGCTTGAAGACAAGTTGTTCTTCAACTTCGGCAGAGATTCTGATGAAGAGACAAGAGTCTTCCTTGTTGCTGTTTCGCGTGCAATCAAGAATTTGGTCTTCTCAACCTGTAATTCGAGAGGAAAGGTTATTGATTGCTTTCTTGATGTTATTAACGATTCTGGTTTGGTGAACTGCCTCTTTTTGTAA
- a CDS encoding DUF2813 domain-containing protein: protein MKGGLMRIEKVKVSNFRSFGNAETSVMLDNFTIMIGPNNSGKTNLMLALSKLFGSTDQRIIHYRDFHVPLGEVLETSDKREMHIEVILGVSNEKTDAPLFWNEFTVEETGKKPYVRVRLESSWEKGATPDGTVDSRMYFVTAPESEGEPPESKKPARTHDLSKINLIYVPATRDPSSLLRKASGNVLWRALRYAEWNDDIRKKIDGHIEDLNNDFNEEETVAQIQEILRLKWKGFHREQKYNKAALTFARKDLDSMLNRLNVEFSPTDTGGTYDIEDLGDGMKSLFYLALVSTSLGIEESVRKSARSEEVPVLTLVAVEEPENHIAPQLMGRILASLNDIATNENAQVILSSHTPSILARIEPKQIRYFMNRGSTSVRAILLPDKEEEAHKFVNEAVKAFPELYFARLVVLAEGDSEQIILPKIFEMFSMQVDSDGISVVPLGGRHVNHFWKLLRNLDIKYVTLLDLDLERETGGWERIKYVVDQLCECEHTFERLKPCGVSIESPRDLLNKSNAERDLEEMRLWIDFLEEHDVFFSYPLDIDLLMLEKFPDCYKSIIHDREGPRIGGRKLSEVESESASTEYEDRLVKDLKAILRDESDRCSAYEGELRKLMPWYKYFFLGRSKPVSHIMALSRAEIDGKLIISNLPKLFERLTKKVRTKLE from the coding sequence AGCAATTTCAGAAGTTTTGGGAACGCTGAGACTTCGGTTATGCTTGACAACTTCACTATCATGATTGGACCTAACAACAGCGGAAAGACGAACCTTATGCTTGCTTTGTCTAAGCTTTTCGGGTCAACAGATCAAAGGATTATTCATTACAGAGACTTTCACGTACCACTGGGAGAGGTTCTTGAAACTAGTGATAAAAGAGAAATGCACATTGAGGTAATTCTAGGGGTCTCGAACGAGAAGACAGATGCTCCACTTTTCTGGAATGAATTCACGGTGGAAGAAACTGGGAAAAAGCCATATGTTAGAGTGCGACTCGAATCATCTTGGGAGAAAGGAGCAACGCCTGACGGCACAGTCGATAGCAGAATGTATTTTGTCACTGCGCCAGAATCTGAAGGGGAACCTCCTGAGAGCAAGAAGCCTGCAAGGACACATGACTTGTCAAAAATCAACCTAATATACGTTCCCGCAACAAGAGATCCTTCGTCACTTTTGAGAAAAGCATCTGGAAATGTATTGTGGAGAGCTCTGAGGTATGCAGAATGGAACGACGATATCAGGAAGAAAATTGATGGCCATATTGAAGATCTAAACAATGACTTCAATGAAGAAGAAACAGTTGCTCAGATTCAGGAAATTCTGCGGTTGAAATGGAAGGGATTTCATCGAGAACAAAAGTACAATAAGGCAGCACTCACTTTCGCAAGGAAAGATCTTGACAGTATGTTGAATAGACTGAACGTGGAGTTCTCTCCGACTGATACAGGTGGGACGTACGATATTGAAGATTTGGGAGATGGAATGAAGTCTCTATTCTACCTTGCGCTGGTGAGTACCTCACTCGGAATTGAGGAATCCGTACGCAAAAGTGCTCGTAGCGAAGAGGTGCCCGTACTAACACTGGTTGCAGTAGAGGAGCCTGAGAATCATATAGCACCACAACTAATGGGCAGGATTCTTGCCAGTCTTAATGACATCGCAACAAATGAAAATGCTCAAGTAATTCTTTCATCGCATACTCCATCAATTCTGGCAAGAATTGAACCAAAGCAGATCAGATACTTCATGAATAGGGGAAGCACAAGTGTAAGAGCTATACTTCTGCCTGATAAGGAGGAGGAAGCTCATAAATTTGTGAATGAAGCAGTAAAGGCATTCCCCGAGCTATATTTTGCAAGGTTGGTTGTCTTGGCTGAAGGAGACAGTGAGCAGATAATACTTCCGAAGATATTTGAGATGTTTTCTATGCAAGTTGATTCCGATGGAATTTCTGTCGTGCCCCTAGGAGGTAGGCATGTGAATCACTTCTGGAAACTGCTGAGAAACCTTGACATCAAATACGTCACTCTGTTGGATCTAGATTTAGAAAGGGAGACAGGCGGTTGGGAGAGAATAAAGTATGTTGTTGATCAGTTATGTGAGTGTGAACATACATTTGAGAGACTCAAACCTTGCGGAGTATCAATAGAGTCACCTAGAGATTTGCTGAATAAGAGTAATGCTGAGCGGGACCTAGAAGAGATGAGACTCTGGATTGATTTCTTGGAAGAACACGATGTGTTCTTCTCTTACCCTCTTGACATTGATCTATTGATGCTTGAAAAATTCCCTGATTGCTACAAATCAATTATTCATGATCGTGAAGGACCAAGAATCGGGGGAAGAAAACTGTCGGAAGTGGAAAGTGAATCTGCTTCTACAGAATACGAGGACAGGCTTGTGAAAGATCTAAAAGCCATTCTAAGAGATGAAAGCGACAGATGCAGTGCTTATGAAGGAGAACTGCGAAAATTGATGCCCTGGTACAAATATTTCTTCTTGGGGAGGAGTAAACCAGTGTCTCACATTATGGCTTTATCGAGAGCTGAAATTGATGGGAAGCTAATTATCTCGAATCTGCCAAAGTTATTTGAGCGTTTAACAAAGAAGGTTCGGACGAAGTTGGAATAG